One Actinomycetota bacterium genomic window carries:
- a CDS encoding aminodeoxychorismate/anthranilate synthase component II — MGGRILMIDNYDSFTYNLVQFLGILGADLVVFRNDHTTLEDVERLGPAGIVISPGPKAPRDAGLSKDIIREFGPRIPVLGVCLGHQCIGEVYGGRVDRAPYVMHGKTSRIYHDRRGVFAGLPSPMEAARYHSLAILEEGFPACLEVSARTEDGLIMGVRHREYPVEGIQFHPESFMTPEGLFLLRNFLEVCR, encoded by the coding sequence ATGGGCGGCAGGATCCTGATGATCGACAACTACGACTCCTTCACCTATAACCTGGTGCAGTTCCTGGGCATCCTCGGGGCGGACCTGGTGGTCTTCCGCAACGACCACACCACCCTGGAGGATGTGGAGAGGCTGGGGCCGGCGGGCATCGTCATCTCGCCCGGGCCCAAGGCGCCGCGCGACGCCGGGCTCTCCAAGGACATCATCCGCGAGTTCGGCCCCCGCATACCCGTCCTGGGGGTGTGCCTGGGACACCAGTGCATCGGGGAGGTGTACGGGGGCAGGGTGGACCGCGCTCCCTATGTCATGCACGGCAAGACCTCGCGCATATACCACGACCGGCGCGGCGTATTCGCCGGGCTGCCCAGCCCCATGGAGGCGGCCCGCTACCACTCCCTGGCCATCCTCGAGGAGGGCTTCCCCGCCTGCCTGGAGGTGAGCGCCCGTACCGAGGACGGCTTGATCATGGGGGTGCGCCACCGCGAGTATCCGGTGGAGGGGATCCAGTTCCATCCCGAGTCTTTCATGACCCCGGAGGGACTGTTCCTGCTCCGTAATTTTCTGGAGGTGTGCAGATGA
- the pabB gene encoding aminodeoxychorismate synthase component I: MSGAREKAVPLRLEVAELEDAPAMEAVFHRLAAKPYACFLDSSLAMERLGRYSFIGFDPHLVLTTRGRRCTWWRRGREVRHSEENPFEALRSALSEFRLEEMPPGLPPFLGGGMGYLAYELGRHIEKLPETAVDDLGLPELCFAFYDRVLAHDYREERTWLAAVHPEDPGAVLREARLALESEPPDYPSPHGAREASFVSNFTREEYLEAVRRVKEYILAGDIYQANLSQRFRAPLREHPWTLYRRLRRLNAAPFAAYFNMVEGQVLSSSPERFLKGTGRRVETRPIKGTRRRSSDPEEDRRLAEELQASAKDRAELSMIVDLERNDLGRVCEYGSVQVEEHAVIEHYATVHHLVSTVVGELHEGRDVVDLLKASFPGGSITGAPKIRSMEIIDELEPTARSVYTGSIGYLGYNGDFDLNIAIRTVIVKGDAAYFQVGGGIVADSVPEDEYQETLDKGKAIFATLS; the protein is encoded by the coding sequence ATGAGCGGGGCAAGGGAGAAGGCAGTACCCTTGAGGCTTGAGGTGGCCGAGCTGGAGGACGCGCCGGCCATGGAGGCCGTCTTCCACCGGCTGGCGGCGAAGCCGTACGCCTGTTTTCTGGATTCCAGCCTGGCCATGGAGCGGCTGGGACGCTACTCTTTCATCGGCTTCGACCCGCATCTGGTGCTGACCACGCGGGGCAGGAGGTGCACCTGGTGGAGGAGGGGGAGAGAGGTCCGGCATAGCGAGGAGAACCCATTCGAGGCGCTGCGTTCCGCCCTGTCCGAGTTCCGCCTCGAGGAGATGCCGCCGGGCCTCCCGCCTTTTCTGGGCGGGGGCATGGGGTACCTGGCCTACGAGTTGGGGCGGCACATCGAGAAGCTGCCGGAGACGGCCGTGGACGACCTGGGGCTGCCGGAGCTGTGTTTCGCCTTCTATGACCGCGTGCTCGCCCACGACTACCGCGAGGAGAGGACCTGGCTGGCCGCCGTCCACCCCGAGGATCCCGGCGCGGTGCTGCGGGAAGCGCGGCTGGCGCTGGAGAGCGAGCCGCCGGACTATCCCTCCCCGCACGGCGCGCGGGAGGCGAGCTTCGTCTCCAACTTCACCCGCGAGGAGTACCTTGAGGCGGTGCGCAGGGTGAAGGAATACATCCTTGCTGGCGATATTTACCAGGCCAATCTCTCCCAGCGCTTCCGAGCCCCTCTGCGCGAGCACCCCTGGACGCTCTACCGCCGCCTGCGCCGCCTGAACGCCGCGCCCTTCGCCGCCTACTTCAACATGGTGGAGGGCCAGGTCCTCTCCTCCTCGCCGGAGCGTTTCCTGAAGGGGACCGGCAGGAGGGTGGAGACGCGCCCCATCAAGGGAACCCGCCGCCGCTCCTCCGACCCGGAGGAGGACCGGAGGCTGGCGGAGGAGCTCCAGGCCAGCGCCAAGGACCGCGCCGAGCTCTCCATGATCGTGGACCTGGAGCGCAACGACCTCGGCCGGGTGTGCGAGTACGGCAGCGTGCAGGTGGAAGAGCATGCGGTGATCGAGCACTACGCCACCGTGCACCACCTGGTGTCCACGGTGGTGGGGGAACTGCACGAGGGCCGGGACGTGGTGGACCTGCTCAAAGCGAGCTTCCCCGGCGGCTCCATCACCGGGGCCCCCAAGATACGCTCCATGGAGATCATCGACGAGCTGGAGCCCACGGCGCGCAGCGTGTACACGGGGAGCATCGGTTACCTGGGATACAATGGCGATTTCGACCTCAACATCGCCATACGCACCGTCATCGTCAAGGGCGATGCCGCCTACTTCCAGGTGGGCGGGGGCATCGTGGCCGATTCCGTCCCCGAGGACGAGTACCAGGAGACCCTGGACAAGGGCAAGGCCATCTTCGCCACCCTCTCCTGA
- a CDS encoding carboxylesterase family protein: protein MARRSTALGLTLLLFLAACLLAVGCGEKAQQVTSTMEVPRIASGPISGEHEDGVWSYKGIPYAAPPVDELRWREPQPVEPWEEVRACTRYGPACPQPHDDWTGMMDVGTTSEDCLYLNVWTPAERPGEGLPVMVWIHGGAFKSGAGSLPIYDGKNLARKGVVVVTINYRLGALGLMAHPLLSQESPHGVSGNYGLLDQVAALRWVQENIEAFGGDPDRVTVFGESAGGMSILSLMASPLSRGLFHRAIVESGPLLELGLAVNKTPTLREAEKTGQEISKKLGCDKAEDELAALREVSPEKLIEASSSENEFFSPINLSPNIDGYLLPRSPLETFAAGEQHAVPLLTGINANEGTIFIPEVTLQQYRLMAGYLYGSHAEEVMALFPASGEEEVKKALDGVITQMGFASSARFTVESMEKVGQPAYLYLFTRATRDERTAALGSFHGLEIMYVFGNLDRVQLQGVDEEDRALSETMMTYWTNFASEGDPNGPGTPPWPAFESASAPYQELGTKVKAAAGFFQAAYELTKRIRSL from the coding sequence ATGGCAAGGAGATCCACCGCGCTTGGCTTGACGCTGCTGCTGTTCCTCGCCGCGTGCCTGCTCGCGGTGGGGTGCGGGGAGAAGGCGCAGCAGGTCACCTCCACCATGGAGGTGCCCCGCATCGCCTCGGGCCCCATAAGCGGCGAGCACGAGGACGGCGTGTGGTCGTACAAGGGCATCCCCTACGCGGCCCCGCCCGTGGACGAACTGCGCTGGAGGGAGCCGCAGCCCGTGGAGCCGTGGGAAGAGGTCCGCGCCTGCACGCGCTACGGCCCGGCCTGTCCCCAGCCGCATGACGACTGGACGGGGATGATGGACGTGGGCACCACCAGCGAGGACTGCCTCTACCTCAACGTATGGACCCCGGCGGAAAGACCCGGTGAGGGACTGCCGGTGATGGTCTGGATACACGGCGGCGCCTTCAAGAGCGGGGCGGGGTCCCTGCCCATCTACGACGGCAAAAACCTGGCACGGAAGGGCGTGGTGGTGGTCACCATCAACTACCGCCTGGGGGCTCTCGGGCTCATGGCCCATCCCCTGCTCTCGCAGGAATCCCCCCACGGGGTATCCGGGAACTATGGGCTGCTGGACCAGGTGGCGGCGCTGCGCTGGGTGCAGGAGAACATCGAGGCCTTCGGGGGAGACCCCGACAGGGTGACGGTGTTCGGGGAATCGGCGGGAGGGATGAGCATCCTCTCCCTTATGGCCAGCCCTCTCTCCAGAGGCCTTTTTCACCGCGCCATCGTGGAGAGCGGCCCCCTGCTGGAGCTGGGCCTGGCCGTCAACAAGACCCCCACACTGCGCGAGGCGGAGAAGACGGGTCAGGAGATCTCCAAAAAGCTGGGCTGCGACAAGGCCGAGGACGAACTCGCCGCCCTGAGGGAGGTGTCGCCCGAGAAGCTCATCGAGGCCTCCTCGTCGGAAAACGAGTTCTTCAGCCCCATAAACCTCAGCCCCAACATCGACGGCTACCTCCTGCCCCGGTCACCGCTGGAGACCTTTGCAGCCGGCGAGCAGCACGCCGTTCCCCTGCTCACCGGCATCAACGCCAACGAGGGCACCATCTTCATCCCCGAGGTCACCCTGCAGCAGTACCGCCTCATGGCAGGATACCTCTACGGCTCCCACGCCGAGGAGGTGATGGCCCTCTTCCCGGCCAGCGGCGAGGAGGAGGTCAAGAAGGCCCTGGACGGGGTCATAACCCAGATGGGTTTCGCATCCTCGGCGCGCTTCACCGTGGAGAGCATGGAGAAGGTGGGCCAGCCCGCCTACCTCTATCTCTTCACCCGCGCCACGCGGGACGAACGGACGGCGGCGCTGGGATCCTTCCACGGCTTGGAGATCATGTACGTCTTCGGGAACCTGGACAGGGTGCAGCTGCAGGGGGTGGACGAGGAGGACCGGGCCCTCTCCGAGACGATGATGACCTACTGGACCAACTTCGCCTCCGAGGGCGATCCCAACGGGCCGGGAACGCCGCCCTGGCCGGCCTTCGAGAGCGCATCCGCTCCTTACCAGGAACTAGGAACAAAAGTCAAGGCGGCTGCCGGCTTCTTCCAGGCAGCTTACGAACTGACGAAAAGGATAAGGTCCCTGTGA
- a CDS encoding aminotransferase class IV yields MKVCLNGAIVDEREASLPVNDRGTLFGDGLFETLRAYRGKPFRLERHLQRLREGCRHLRLSYDAPPQEIGEAIGELYRINVVSGDAYVRVTVTGGRFDGSRTLERSSRPNVFILVKPFEGYPEEFYQRGMRVIISRIRVNETSPLSGIKSCNYLDNILRKQEARDRGADDAVTLNGAGFLAEGTSANLFLVKRGKVLTPELSCGILPGITREVVLELCEDYGIPCETGTYPPEELMAADEAFFSVSTGEIVPIAEVDGSAIGFRCPGPLTARIADAYRALVARELSL; encoded by the coding sequence ATGAAGGTCTGTCTCAACGGCGCGATAGTGGATGAGCGGGAGGCCTCGCTGCCCGTGAACGACCGCGGCACCCTCTTCGGAGACGGCCTCTTCGAGACCCTGCGCGCCTACCGGGGAAAGCCCTTCCGGCTGGAGCGCCACCTGCAACGGCTGCGGGAGGGATGCCGCCATCTGCGCCTCTCTTACGACGCGCCGCCACAGGAGATCGGCGAGGCCATCGGCGAGCTCTACCGCATCAACGTGGTGAGCGGCGACGCCTACGTGCGCGTCACCGTGACCGGCGGCCGTTTCGACGGCTCCCGGACGCTGGAGAGATCCTCCCGCCCCAACGTCTTCATCCTGGTCAAGCCCTTCGAGGGCTATCCCGAGGAGTTCTACCAGCGCGGAATGCGCGTGATCATCAGCCGCATAAGGGTCAACGAGACCTCTCCGCTGAGCGGTATCAAGAGCTGCAACTACCTGGACAACATCCTGCGCAAGCAGGAGGCGCGGGATCGCGGCGCGGACGATGCCGTCACCCTGAACGGCGCCGGCTTCCTGGCGGAGGGGACATCCGCCAACCTCTTCCTGGTCAAGCGAGGCAAGGTGCTGACCCCCGAGCTCTCCTGCGGCATCCTGCCCGGTATCACCCGCGAGGTGGTGCTGGAGCTGTGCGAGGACTACGGCATCCCGTGCGAAACGGGCACCTATCCTCCCGAGGAGTTGATGGCCGCGGACGAGGCCTTCTTCAGCGTGAGCACCGGGGAGATAGTCCCCATCGCGGAAGTGGACGGGAGCGCGATAGGGTTCCGCTGTCCCGGCCCCCTGACCGCGCGCATCGCGGACGCCTACCGCGCCCTGGTAGCCCGAGAACTCTCCCTCTGA
- a CDS encoding lactate utilization protein, whose product MSYSEMGEVWSRYVRARCETAVKALTKREFDARFFPGREEVVRAVMEIIPPDAGVGCGGSWTTRQIGLLDALRERGNPVYAHEPGMDFEEATRVRREALLCPYYLCSANAVTLRGELVNTDGIGNRVAGTSFGPGTVIIVAGYNKLVPDLDAAFERIKEVAAPANAVRYGMAVPGMDASPCVQKGRCYDCTLPSSICRITTIIRQRPMMTDFKVFLVGESLGF is encoded by the coding sequence ATGAGCTATTCGGAGATGGGTGAGGTCTGGAGCCGCTACGTGCGCGCCCGCTGCGAAACCGCCGTCAAGGCCCTGACAAAACGCGAATTCGACGCCCGTTTCTTCCCGGGCCGCGAGGAGGTGGTCAGGGCGGTCATGGAGATCATTCCCCCGGACGCGGGCGTGGGATGCGGGGGCTCCTGGACCACGCGCCAGATCGGCCTGCTGGATGCCCTGCGCGAGCGCGGCAACCCGGTGTACGCCCATGAGCCGGGGATGGACTTCGAGGAGGCCACGCGCGTGCGCAGGGAGGCCCTGCTGTGCCCCTACTACCTCTGCAGCGCCAACGCCGTCACCCTGCGGGGAGAGCTGGTTAACACCGACGGTATCGGAAACCGCGTGGCGGGCACCTCCTTCGGTCCCGGGACGGTGATCATCGTCGCCGGTTATAACAAGCTGGTGCCGGACCTGGACGCCGCCTTCGAGCGCATCAAGGAGGTGGCGGCCCCCGCCAACGCCGTCCGCTACGGCATGGCGGTGCCGGGCATGGACGCGAGCCCCTGCGTGCAGAAGGGCAGGTGTTACGATTGCACCCTGCCCTCCAGCATTTGCCGCATCACCACCATCATCCGCCAGAGGCCCATGATGACCGATTTCAAGGTCTTCCTGGTGGGTGAGTCCCTCGGGTTCTGA